From the Salinimicrobium tongyeongense genome, one window contains:
- a CDS encoding acyl-CoA dehydrogenase family protein, translating into MKADQFQAPDYYNLDDLLSDEHKMVRDAAREWVKREVSPIIEEAAQKAEFPKQLINGLADIGAFGPYIPEEYGGAGLDQISYGLIMQEIERGDSGVRSTASVQSSLVMYPIFKYGTEEQKKKYLPKLASGEMMGCFGLTEPDHGSNPGGMTTNFKDKGDHYLLNGAKMWISNAPFADIAIVWAKNEEGRIHGLIVERGMEGFTTPETHNKWSLRASATGELVFNNVKVPKENLMPEKSGLGAPLGCLDSARYGIAWGAIGAAMDCYDTALRYAKEREQFGKPIAGFQLQQKKLAEMITEITKAQLLAWRLGVMRNEGTATSAQISMAKRNNVEMAINIAREARQILGGMGIIGEYSIMRHSMNLESVITYEGTHDIHLLITGADITGIPAFQ; encoded by the coding sequence ATGAAAGCAGACCAATTCCAGGCGCCCGATTATTATAATCTTGACGACCTTCTTAGTGATGAACATAAAATGGTACGTGACGCTGCCCGGGAATGGGTGAAGCGTGAGGTTTCTCCCATTATAGAAGAGGCCGCTCAAAAAGCCGAATTTCCGAAGCAGTTAATCAACGGCCTTGCCGACATTGGCGCATTTGGCCCATATATTCCCGAAGAATATGGAGGTGCCGGCCTGGATCAAATTTCCTACGGATTGATTATGCAGGAAATTGAAAGAGGTGACAGCGGGGTGCGCTCTACAGCTTCAGTACAGTCTTCTTTGGTGATGTACCCAATCTTTAAATACGGAACCGAAGAACAAAAGAAGAAGTATCTTCCAAAGCTGGCTTCGGGAGAAATGATGGGCTGCTTTGGCCTAACCGAACCGGATCACGGTTCCAATCCCGGCGGCATGACTACAAATTTTAAAGATAAGGGCGATCACTACCTGCTTAACGGTGCAAAAATGTGGATCTCCAATGCTCCTTTTGCCGATATCGCTATTGTATGGGCAAAAAACGAGGAAGGCCGCATCCACGGACTCATTGTAGAACGCGGGATGGAAGGCTTCACCACACCCGAAACTCACAACAAATGGTCTCTCCGTGCCAGTGCCACGGGGGAACTGGTCTTTAACAACGTGAAAGTTCCTAAAGAAAACCTGATGCCCGAAAAAAGCGGATTGGGCGCACCTCTTGGCTGCCTGGACTCTGCCCGCTATGGAATTGCCTGGGGTGCTATTGGCGCTGCCATGGATTGTTATGACACCGCTTTGCGTTATGCAAAGGAACGGGAACAGTTTGGGAAGCCTATTGCAGGTTTCCAGCTACAACAAAAGAAACTGGCCGAGATGATCACCGAGATCACCAAAGCCCAGTTACTTGCATGGAGACTGGGAGTGATGAGAAACGAAGGCACTGCCACCTCAGCACAAATCTCTATGGCAAAAAGGAATAATGTTGAAATGGCCATCAATATCGCCCGGGAAGCCAGGCAGATTTTAGGAGGAATGGGAATTATAGGCGAATACAGCATCATGCGGCACTCCATGAACCTGGAAAGTGTGATCACTTATGAAGGCACTCACGATATCCACCTCTTAATTACAGGGGCAGATATTACAGGAATTCCTGCATTTCAGTAA
- a CDS encoding 2Fe-2S iron-sulfur cluster-binding protein, protein MSDIKITVIDREGEAHVVDAPTDMNMNLMEVIRLHELAPEGTVGICGGMAMCASCQCYMLNKEHLLPEKSYEEEDMLDQAFFVQENSRLSCQIPIEKELEGLEIKIAPFNAD, encoded by the coding sequence ATGTCAGATATTAAAATCACCGTTATCGACCGCGAAGGAGAAGCTCACGTGGTTGACGCACCTACCGATATGAATATGAACCTTATGGAGGTAATTCGCCTTCATGAGCTTGCCCCCGAAGGAACTGTTGGTATTTGCGGGGGGATGGCCATGTGTGCCTCCTGCCAGTGCTATATGCTCAACAAAGAGCACCTCTTGCCCGAAAAATCTTATGAAGAAGAAGATATGTTAGATCAGGCTTTTTTTGTTCAGGAAAATAGTCGTCTAAGCTGTCAGATTCCTATTGAAAAGGAACTGGAGGGGCTAGAGATAAAGATTGCCCCCTTTAACGCAGACTGA
- a CDS encoding NAD(P)/FAD-dependent oxidoreductase, translated as MIKTDMLIIGAGPTGLFAVFEAGLLKLKCHLIDALPQPGGQCSEIYPKKPIYDIPAFPEVLAGDLVDNLMEQIRPFEPGFTLGERAETIEKLDDGSFIVTTSEGTQHQAPVVVIAGGLGSFEPRKPPIPNIAKYENNGVAYMIKEPEDYRDKRVVIAGGGDSALDWAIYLSEVASEVSLVHRRNEFRGALDSVEKVSELSKIGKINLITEAEVVGLQGEESLDSVVIRHKGDASEEEIKETDYFIPLFGLSPKLGPIANWGLEIEKNAIKVDNSYDYQTNIPGIYAIGDVNTYPGKLKLILCGFHEAAIMCQSAYQKIFPDKKYVMKYTTVSGVNGFDGSKKEAKREVVKSIN; from the coding sequence ATGATTAAAACAGATATGTTGATCATCGGTGCCGGGCCAACTGGTCTTTTCGCCGTATTTGAAGCAGGATTATTAAAATTAAAATGTCACCTTATAGACGCCCTTCCACAGCCGGGAGGGCAGTGTTCAGAGATCTATCCTAAAAAGCCTATCTATGATATTCCGGCTTTTCCCGAAGTACTGGCGGGAGATCTTGTAGATAATCTTATGGAGCAGATCCGCCCGTTTGAGCCGGGATTCACCCTGGGGGAAAGGGCAGAAACCATAGAGAAGCTGGATGATGGTTCTTTTATCGTCACTACCAGTGAAGGTACACAACATCAGGCCCCGGTAGTGGTAATCGCCGGTGGTTTGGGAAGTTTCGAGCCGCGAAAGCCTCCCATTCCTAATATTGCAAAGTATGAGAACAACGGGGTTGCGTATATGATCAAAGAACCCGAAGATTACCGTGACAAACGGGTGGTAATTGCGGGAGGGGGAGACTCAGCTTTAGACTGGGCCATTTATCTTTCTGAAGTTGCTTCGGAAGTTTCCCTGGTTCACAGAAGAAATGAATTCCGCGGGGCATTAGATTCTGTAGAGAAAGTTTCTGAACTCTCAAAAATAGGAAAAATCAACCTCATTACTGAAGCTGAAGTAGTTGGGCTGCAGGGGGAAGAAAGCTTGGATTCAGTAGTGATCCGCCACAAAGGAGACGCTTCCGAAGAAGAGATCAAAGAAACCGATTATTTCATTCCGCTCTTCGGACTTTCCCCAAAGTTAGGCCCTATTGCCAACTGGGGGCTTGAGATTGAGAAAAACGCGATCAAAGTTGACAACAGCTACGATTATCAAACCAATATTCCGGGGATTTATGCCATTGGAGATGTAAATACCTATCCGGGGAAGCTAAAGCTCATTTTGTGCGGTTTCCATGAAGCGGCCATTATGTGCCAGAGTGCCTATCAAAAAATATTTCCCGATAAGAAATATGTGATGAAATACACCACCGTAAGCGGGGTGAATGGGTTTGACGGCAGTAAGAAGGAAGCCAAGAGAGAGGTTGTGAAAAGTATAAATTAA
- a CDS encoding NifU family protein: MTSEEVRLNVERALEEIRPFLRNDGGDISLISIEDDDRLVKVQLQGACVGCSVNTMTLKSGVEMTIKRYVPQIEKVLNIEK, encoded by the coding sequence ATGACAAGCGAAGAAGTTAGGTTGAACGTAGAGAGGGCCCTTGAAGAAATAAGGCCTTTCCTTAGGAATGACGGGGGAGACATTTCCCTCATTAGTATTGAAGATGATGACCGGCTGGTAAAAGTGCAGCTGCAGGGAGCCTGTGTGGGCTGTAGCGTAAACACCATGACTTTAAAATCGGGTGTTGAAATGACCATTAAACGCTATGTACCTCAAATTGAAAAGGTGCTGAATATTGAAAAATAA
- a CDS encoding MGMT family protein encodes MAEISFFEKVYEVVKLIPEGRVTSYGAIAAFLGTKGSARMVGWAMNNASKTEGIPAHRVVNRNGLLTGKHHFPGTRVMEQMLEAEGVQVVNDKIVDFQKYFWDPSAELQ; translated from the coding sequence ATGGCTGAAATTTCTTTTTTTGAAAAGGTTTATGAAGTGGTAAAACTTATCCCTGAAGGGCGGGTGACCAGCTATGGTGCCATTGCGGCTTTTTTGGGAACAAAAGGCAGTGCGCGAATGGTGGGTTGGGCCATGAACAATGCTTCAAAAACGGAAGGTATTCCGGCGCACCGCGTGGTCAATAGAAACGGCCTGCTTACAGGGAAGCACCATTTTCCGGGTACGCGTGTAATGGAGCAGATGCTCGAAGCTGAAGGCGTACAGGTGGTAAATGACAAAATCGTTGATTTTCAGAAGTATTTCTGGGATCCTTCCGCAGAACTTCAGTAA
- a CDS encoding LysE family translocator, whose protein sequence is MEETKIFLITYFAALLGVVPPGLVNMSVAKTCVKRGKKNGIYMAIGASLIVLLQATIAVMLARYIFDNAYINNVLLRAGLVIFLIMMFYFLVMAQRKKKEVEVNPTSGIKSVLKGMMIGALNIFPIPFFVALAAALNVNGDFEYHPLNNSAFVLAASMGTFTTLYFYALFFTKIEAEGTFFVKYSNYFMAALMLVLLIITFIRIYMQ, encoded by the coding sequence TTGGAGGAAACTAAAATTTTCCTTATTACCTATTTCGCGGCTTTGTTGGGGGTAGTGCCCCCCGGGCTTGTGAATATGAGTGTTGCCAAAACCTGTGTAAAAAGAGGTAAAAAGAACGGCATCTATATGGCCATTGGCGCATCTTTGATCGTGCTGTTGCAGGCTACCATTGCGGTAATGCTGGCTCGCTATATCTTTGATAACGCTTATATCAACAACGTGCTTTTGCGTGCCGGGCTGGTGATCTTTTTGATCATGATGTTCTACTTTCTGGTTATGGCACAGCGAAAGAAGAAGGAGGTAGAGGTAAACCCCACTTCGGGAATAAAAAGTGTGCTCAAGGGAATGATGATTGGGGCGCTTAATATTTTTCCCATTCCGTTTTTTGTGGCACTTGCTGCTGCGCTCAACGTAAATGGGGATTTTGAATACCATCCGCTTAACAATTCGGCTTTTGTGCTGGCGGCTTCTATGGGAACTTTTACAACGCTTTACTTCTACGCCCTGTTTTTTACAAAAATTGAGGCTGAGGGCACTTTCTTTGTAAAGTATTCCAACTACTTCATGGCGGCGCTTATGCTGGTCTTGCTGATCATCACCTTCATTAGGATCTATATGCAGTAA
- the trmB gene encoding tRNA (guanosine(46)-N7)-methyltransferase TrmB — MGSKNKLKRFRENETFSNVVQPGREEVVDGQFGLKGKWGSDFFKNDKPIVLELGCGKGEYSVALAKAYPEKNFIGIDIKGARFWRGAKTALEEGLQNVAFLRSQIELIDLLFGENEVDEIWITFPDPQIKYKRTKHRMTNSEFLQRYKKILKPQGLVNLKTDSEFMHGYTLGLLHGEGHEVVQANHNVYKNEYSPKEVTGIQTFYEKQYLEQGKPITYVQFRIK, encoded by the coding sequence GTGGGAAGTAAGAATAAATTAAAGCGGTTTAGAGAAAATGAAACTTTTTCTAATGTGGTGCAGCCAGGCCGGGAAGAAGTTGTAGACGGGCAGTTTGGCCTGAAAGGGAAATGGGGCAGTGACTTCTTCAAAAACGATAAGCCAATTGTGCTCGAACTGGGCTGCGGAAAAGGGGAATACAGCGTGGCCCTTGCCAAAGCTTATCCCGAGAAAAACTTTATCGGGATTGATATTAAAGGGGCGCGTTTTTGGCGGGGAGCCAAGACAGCCCTGGAAGAAGGACTTCAGAATGTGGCATTTTTGAGAAGCCAGATTGAGCTTATCGATTTGTTGTTTGGAGAAAATGAAGTGGATGAAATCTGGATTACCTTCCCCGATCCGCAGATAAAGTACAAACGCACCAAACACCGAATGACCAATTCGGAATTTCTTCAGCGATATAAAAAGATCCTGAAACCGCAGGGCCTGGTAAACCTCAAAACCGATAGTGAATTTATGCACGGCTATACACTTGGCCTGCTCCACGGCGAAGGCCATGAGGTGGTACAGGCCAATCACAACGTGTACAAGAACGAATATTCTCCAAAAGAAGTTACTGGTATTCAGACTTTTTATGAAAAACAGTATCTTGAGCAGGGAAAACCCATAACTTACGTTCAGTTTAGGATAAAATAG
- a CDS encoding glycosyltransferase — MQSRRILVAPINWGLGHATRCILIIKKLEEQGFTPILASDGAALTLLKKEFPHLQAFGLPSYNITYTKKGSLLKLKLLFDSPHILRNIRKEKQATQLLVEKLNLHGIISDNRFGVRHPHVPSVYITHQLNVLSGNTTFLSSRLHRKYIKKYDQYWVPDAPGKLNLSGVLGHSKMAFPEVNYLGVISRFKKEDLPRKYDYTVLLSGPEPQRSILEEILLKELSKSSGRILFVRGVVDEKAPRLNTPYLSIKNYLFGKELEQALNSSEVVIARSGYTTLMDLARLEKRAFFIPTPGQFEQEYLAGRMQKLGFAPTCMQEDFSLAKLHQVKHYSGLKDLQFVCDFSKLFGLFKGE; from the coding sequence ATGCAAAGTAGAAGGATCCTGGTTGCGCCAATCAACTGGGGCTTAGGTCATGCCACCCGCTGTATTCTTATCATAAAAAAGCTTGAGGAACAGGGTTTTACCCCTATTTTAGCATCCGACGGTGCTGCGCTCACCCTTCTTAAAAAGGAGTTTCCACATTTGCAGGCATTTGGATTACCCTCTTATAATATCACCTACACCAAAAAGGGAAGCCTTTTAAAATTGAAGCTGCTTTTTGACAGTCCGCACATTTTAAGAAACATCAGAAAGGAAAAGCAGGCAACACAGCTGCTGGTTGAAAAATTAAATTTACACGGAATAATTTCCGATAACCGGTTTGGTGTGCGCCACCCACATGTACCCAGTGTTTACATCACCCACCAGCTCAACGTGCTCTCGGGCAACACCACATTTTTAAGCAGCCGGCTTCACCGGAAGTACATCAAAAAATACGACCAGTACTGGGTTCCCGATGCCCCCGGAAAATTAAACCTAAGCGGGGTTTTAGGACATTCAAAAATGGCATTTCCAGAAGTAAATTATTTAGGGGTCATTAGCAGGTTTAAAAAAGAAGATTTACCACGGAAATATGACTATACGGTACTGCTCTCGGGACCGGAACCACAGAGAAGTATCCTGGAAGAAATTCTCCTGAAGGAATTGAGTAAATCTTCCGGAAGGATTTTGTTTGTAAGGGGCGTGGTAGATGAAAAAGCTCCCCGCCTCAACACACCATACCTCAGCATTAAAAATTACCTTTTTGGAAAGGAACTGGAACAGGCATTGAACAGCAGCGAAGTGGTGATAGCAAGGTCTGGGTACACCACACTTATGGATCTTGCCAGGCTTGAAAAAAGGGCTTTTTTCATTCCCACACCCGGACAGTTTGAACAGGAATATTTAGCCGGAAGGATGCAAAAACTGGGCTTTGCCCCAACCTGTATGCAAGAAGATTTTAGCCTTGCCAAGTTGCATCAGGTGAAACATTACTCCGGATTAAAGGATCTACAGTTCGTTTGTGATTTCTCAAAGCTTTTTGGCCTTTTTAAGGGTGAATGA
- a CDS encoding sensor histidine kinase: protein MAKGFRRSYKFAIKTSIYVSLFLTGISAVFLIIHNAYSEWALLLYGISCFIFAFFIIQYRVEFFIYKKIKKIYENVSMLSSTPLNPEQVTTDMTTLSQEVQKFAEGKKLEIEALKVRDSYRKEFMGNISHELKTPLFTVQGYIETLLAGAMKDKTVRKQYLSRAAKGVERLVYIVQDLDMITKLETGELRLKPEVFDIVEVVQNVFDLLEMKAAKKNITLSFETPYAPVWVKADKERIQQVVTNLIVNSIKYGKNDGTTEVAIEDHSKKKIIIRVSDNGEGIQKEHIPRLFERFYRVDKSGSRKEGGSGLGLAIVKHLLEAHKERIFVESTYGMGSEFSFTLKKAKKL, encoded by the coding sequence ATGGCTAAAGGCTTTAGGCGCTCATATAAATTTGCAATAAAGACCTCAATTTATGTGTCGCTCTTCCTTACGGGAATATCGGCTGTATTTCTAATTATCCACAATGCTTATTCAGAATGGGCACTGCTGCTATACGGTATTTCCTGTTTCATTTTTGCATTTTTCATCATCCAGTACAGGGTTGAATTCTTTATTTATAAAAAAATAAAGAAGATATACGAGAATGTGAGCATGTTGAGTTCCACTCCTCTCAACCCCGAGCAGGTCACTACCGATATGACCACGCTCTCCCAGGAAGTTCAAAAATTTGCTGAAGGTAAAAAGCTGGAGATAGAAGCCCTTAAAGTGCGGGATTCTTACCGCAAGGAATTTATGGGCAATATCTCGCATGAACTCAAAACGCCACTTTTCACTGTGCAGGGATATATAGAAACGCTCTTAGCCGGGGCCATGAAAGACAAGACCGTGCGCAAACAATACCTTTCAAGGGCAGCCAAAGGGGTGGAGCGGCTGGTTTACATAGTTCAGGACCTCGATATGATCACCAAACTGGAAACAGGGGAGCTTAGGCTTAAACCTGAAGTTTTTGACATCGTGGAAGTGGTTCAGAATGTATTTGACCTCCTGGAGATGAAGGCCGCAAAGAAGAATATTACCCTAAGCTTTGAAACTCCCTATGCACCTGTTTGGGTAAAGGCAGATAAGGAGAGGATACAGCAGGTGGTGACCAACCTCATTGTAAATTCCATAAAATACGGAAAAAACGATGGCACCACCGAAGTTGCCATTGAAGACCATTCCAAAAAGAAGATCATTATTAGGGTTAGCGATAACGGGGAGGGGATCCAAAAAGAGCATATTCCGAGGTTGTTTGAGCGCTTTTACAGGGTAGATAAGAGCGGTTCCCGCAAGGAAGGCGGTTCTGGGCTTGGCCTGGCTATAGTAAAGCACCTGCTCGAAGCCCACAAAGAGAGGATTTTTGTAGAAAGCACCTACGGCATGGGAAGTGAATTTTCATTCACCCTTAAAAAGGCCAAAAAGCTTTGA
- a CDS encoding response regulator transcription factor, whose product MKKNEICILLVDDEPDIIEIIRYNLAAEGYRVVTAENGRQALKVAREHHPHLIILDVMMPEMDGIETCIQMRKEPELSNSMITFLTARGEDYSQMAGFDAGADDYITKPIKPKVLISKVKALLRRFNSGETGGKPEIISTGNLEINREEYKVVKGGEEVMLPRKEFELLYLLASQPGRVFQRDEILERVWGNEVVVGGRTIDVHIRKLREKIGDGSIQTIKGVGYKFVE is encoded by the coding sequence ATGAAAAAAAATGAAATTTGTATTCTTTTGGTCGATGATGAACCCGATATCATTGAGATTATAAGGTATAATCTGGCTGCTGAAGGTTACCGCGTGGTAACTGCAGAAAATGGCAGGCAGGCACTAAAGGTTGCCAGGGAACATCATCCTCATCTCATTATTTTAGATGTAATGATGCCCGAGATGGATGGCATTGAGACCTGTATTCAAATGCGGAAGGAACCCGAGCTAAGCAACAGCATGATCACATTCCTTACCGCCCGCGGGGAAGATTACTCTCAAATGGCCGGGTTTGATGCCGGCGCAGATGACTATATCACCAAACCCATAAAGCCAAAAGTGCTTATTAGCAAGGTGAAAGCTTTGCTGCGCAGGTTCAACAGCGGGGAAACCGGAGGAAAACCCGAGATCATAAGCACCGGGAATTTGGAGATCAACAGGGAAGAATACAAGGTCGTTAAAGGTGGAGAAGAGGTGATGTTGCCAAGAAAGGAATTTGAGCTGCTATATTTACTGGCATCCCAACCGGGGCGGGTTTTTCAGCGAGACGAGATCCTTGAGCGGGTTTGGGGCAATGAAGTGGTGGTTGGCGGCCGCACCATAGATGTGCACATCAGGAAACTCAGGGAAAAAATTGGCGATGGGAGTATACAAACCATTAAAGGTGTAGGTTATAAGTTTGTGGAATAA
- a CDS encoding TonB-dependent receptor has translation MRLLLITAAVLLSFTGLLAQENHPTGSIAGKLTDKEMQGEPLPFANVLVKGTGTGATTNVNGLFEIENLEPGNYTIAFSFIGYEQLEVSNVKVESGKVTEINTELGTTASSLDEVVISTVSRADSEVALLLEQKNAIAIKQAIGSEELDRKGINTVEQGLSKISGISMAEDRGIFVRGLDDRYNFLMMNGLPVASSDPDFKIIPLSYIATNIVSYIDVYKTFSPSLYQDFAGATFNVNTITAPSKPVTTLNIGVNYNTNATFEDYRMDKSSELEYLGYTGSSRKLPSSASQSSSPFSTSWTPETITAPLATTFGITHGQRLLSDNEQTLGLYLGVNYRNSYEKNKGVERTLNSEGTAGQDFTTTTYNFSTRKSALLALDYHSFDKLKLNFNTIYLQNTSNFIREAYGRNDGFTQLNNKDFFIRDIRYTQNDMLTFQLLGDLEWDNKKHQLHFGGSAGLGNNNIPDRRLLRAAGTGEDAEYITTNGINPFRFYQELENVSYNSRLEYELGIQRKEDNTFSTRIKAGHNFDGINYDFFTRTITAQVNSADLPNLNTNDPEAFFQQGFAEGFLQYSGNFSPTSPDIQVDQFIHAGYFIFLKEWDDILLDIGVRAEYAPGEIIYKKPLDTKFSRIIYKPFDLSPSLNLKYNLNATSNLRLASSVTTTRPRMREILPSVYQDGDGNQVIGNPDLLNSRNYNLDLKYELFPTSQEVFAITVFAKYLDDPIERLARATSVGYRTYFDNFDEAVLYGIEAEARFKAGSLFKNAIFDRLSVGFNGILMDSKATAEESNPRFAAVTHKNRKLQGASNWGINADLLYQIFKQGNTESSLNLIYNSFGKRIYAVGVEGADEIYEKPINQFDLVWATQFNKNWGLKLTARNLLHEETKFFQDPTREIRFPEKFSNTIESFDTGTTYGASLTYKF, from the coding sequence ATGAGACTTCTTTTGATTACTGCCGCAGTACTTCTTTCCTTCACAGGATTGCTGGCACAGGAAAACCACCCCACCGGAAGCATTGCCGGAAAATTGACCGATAAAGAAATGCAGGGCGAGCCCCTGCCATTTGCCAATGTGCTGGTGAAAGGCACAGGTACAGGCGCCACCACGAATGTGAACGGACTCTTTGAAATCGAAAACCTGGAACCCGGAAATTACACCATTGCCTTCAGCTTTATTGGATACGAACAGCTTGAGGTCTCCAATGTTAAAGTCGAATCGGGTAAAGTAACAGAGATAAACACCGAACTTGGGACCACTGCCTCTTCCCTTGATGAAGTTGTTATCTCTACGGTCTCAAGAGCCGATTCTGAGGTGGCATTGCTTTTAGAGCAGAAGAATGCCATTGCGATAAAACAGGCCATAGGCTCTGAAGAACTTGACAGGAAAGGGATCAATACCGTAGAACAGGGACTTTCAAAGATTTCGGGGATCAGTATGGCAGAAGACCGCGGGATTTTTGTGAGAGGCCTCGATGACCGCTACAACTTCCTGATGATGAACGGACTTCCCGTGGCATCATCTGACCCCGATTTCAAGATTATTCCCCTCAGCTATATCGCCACGAATATTGTGAGCTACATTGATGTTTACAAGACCTTCAGCCCTTCGCTCTATCAGGATTTTGCGGGCGCAACCTTTAATGTCAATACCATTACGGCACCTTCAAAGCCTGTTACCACCCTGAACATTGGCGTAAACTACAACACCAACGCCACCTTTGAAGATTACCGTATGGATAAAAGCAGTGAACTCGAATATCTGGGTTATACCGGCAGCAGCAGGAAATTGCCCTCTTCAGCTTCACAATCTTCCAGCCCCTTTTCCACTTCCTGGACTCCCGAGACAATAACTGCCCCGCTGGCAACTACTTTTGGGATCACGCACGGGCAAAGGCTGCTGAGTGACAACGAACAAACCCTGGGCCTTTACCTGGGGGTGAACTACCGCAATTCTTACGAAAAGAACAAGGGGGTAGAACGCACATTAAATTCTGAAGGCACCGCAGGCCAGGATTTTACCACCACAACCTACAATTTCTCCACCCGAAAATCGGCTTTACTGGCACTGGATTACCACAGCTTTGATAAACTGAAATTGAACTTCAATACCATCTATCTTCAGAATACTTCCAATTTTATAAGGGAAGCCTATGGAAGGAATGACGGATTTACCCAGCTTAACAACAAAGATTTCTTTATCCGCGATATTCGGTACACACAAAATGACATGCTCACTTTCCAGCTCCTGGGAGATCTGGAATGGGACAACAAAAAACATCAACTGCATTTTGGCGGCTCTGCAGGCCTGGGCAACAACAATATCCCCGACCGCAGGCTGCTGCGCGCAGCAGGAACCGGCGAAGATGCCGAGTATATTACCACAAACGGCATCAACCCCTTCAGGTTTTACCAGGAACTGGAAAATGTTAGTTACAATTCACGCCTGGAGTACGAGTTGGGAATTCAGAGAAAAGAAGACAACACCTTCTCCACAAGGATCAAGGCAGGCCATAATTTCGACGGAATAAATTACGACTTTTTCACCCGCACCATCACGGCTCAGGTAAATTCGGCTGACCTGCCAAACCTTAACACCAATGACCCTGAAGCTTTCTTTCAACAAGGTTTTGCCGAAGGATTCCTTCAGTATTCGGGAAACTTTAGCCCCACTTCACCTGACATTCAGGTAGATCAATTTATACATGCAGGATATTTCATCTTTTTGAAAGAATGGGACGACATTTTACTTGATATAGGCGTGCGGGCAGAATATGCACCCGGGGAGATCATTTATAAAAAGCCTCTCGACACAAAATTCAGCAGGATTATTTATAAACCATTCGATCTTAGCCCTTCGCTTAACCTGAAGTACAACCTAAACGCAACCTCCAACCTAAGGCTGGCTTCGTCTGTCACCACTACCCGCCCAAGAATGAGGGAGATCCTGCCAAGCGTTTACCAGGATGGCGACGGCAACCAGGTAATTGGAAACCCCGATCTTTTAAATTCCCGCAATTACAACCTTGACCTCAAATACGAGCTTTTCCCTACCAGCCAAGAAGTATTCGCCATTACCGTTTTTGCCAAGTACCTTGACGATCCCATTGAGCGGCTGGCCCGGGCAACATCGGTAGGCTACAGGACCTATTTTGACAACTTTGATGAAGCTGTTCTCTACGGAATAGAGGCCGAAGCGAGGTTCAAGGCAGGAAGCCTCTTCAAAAATGCCATTTTTGACAGGTTATCTGTAGGCTTTAACGGAATTCTGATGGACTCTAAAGCAACTGCCGAAGAAAGCAATCCGCGTTTCGCAGCAGTGACCCATAAAAATCGAAAGTTACAGGGAGCTTCAAACTGGGGGATCAACGCCGATCTGCTTTACCAGATTTTTAAACAGGGCAACACAGAGTCTTCCCTAAACCTTATTTACAACAGCTTCGGAAAAAGAATTTATGCCGTAGGAGTTGAAGGAGCCGATGAGATTTACGAAAAACCAATAAATCAGTTCGACCTGGTATGGGCCACGCAATTCAACAAAAACTGGGGGCTCAAATTAACTGCGAGAAATCTGCTCCATGAAGAAACAAAGTTCTTTCAGGATCCAACCCGTGAGATAAGATTTCCGGAGAAATTCAGCAACACCATAGAATCATTTGATACCGGCACCACATACGGGGCCTCACTAACCTATAAATTTTAA
- a CDS encoding T9SS type A sorting domain-containing protein, giving the protein MKQLYLYPLMIIGLLLLSSPVSAQVSAPEPPAKEVPIEGLSIFPNPASGQKVYINTKAGKAKRIEVYNVLGNSVLSAQLTGNELNISNLDPGVYIMRIQEGRSSATRKLVVR; this is encoded by the coding sequence ATGAAACAACTCTACTTGTACCCTCTTATGATCATTGGCCTTTTGCTCTTATCGAGCCCGGTCTCTGCACAGGTATCAGCCCCCGAACCTCCTGCAAAAGAAGTTCCTATAGAAGGGCTTTCTATTTTTCCCAATCCTGCCTCAGGGCAAAAAGTGTATATTAACACCAAAGCCGGAAAAGCAAAACGCATAGAGGTTTATAATGTATTGGGCAACAGCGTGCTTTCTGCACAACTCACAGGCAATGAGCTCAATATCTCCAACCTCGATCCCGGGGTTTACATCATGAGGATCCAGGAAGGTCGAAGCTCTGCCACCCGAAAGCTCGTGGTAAGATAA